From the Paenibacillus sp. FSL H8-0548 genome, one window contains:
- a CDS encoding histidine kinase: MRRIKPVVNSLRFKFFAAVLVIFIPLVTVLIVNNYYSVDVVRNQVAQSNKNMLSLYKDQIDRNLEEVDKYLANTLESDLNVLDLEFPKEMDEDRYNIAKISLFNMIREDLGYYPILDSFFVFSEINHDLIVMQSSLDTFEARESARNEMLEMIELNANSIDYARWHLWEGKNDYYLFHLLKSGNVYMGAWMSSDKLMVPLNLIDLGKSGVALITTDNDQPISHKSLIQDKEINLEFPEESYTITGEGKDQYLVMGEPSAQGKFNLVVAVPDSTILQKLPYLQRISSFISLIAVLFLFLFIFMMRRVFLNPVKRIVIAMRKLRDGNWDSRMEQVPTSTEFEIVNETFNRMITEIHDLKINVYEEKLNHQRAELRHLQLQINPHFFLNSLNIIYNLATVKDFALIQEMSKCLVSYFRFMFRSNSYFVALRDELAHTANYLRIQQLRFPDIFQYHVEMPDHLLDTEVPPLIVQTMVENTIKYAVNMEELILISVEVRIEETRGDSRLVIHVKDTGPGFPKEVLQRLAYEGEPVNETGEQIGIWNARRRLRLLYEDQADIGFYNENESGAVVRISIPIKTKDP; the protein is encoded by the coding sequence TTGCGCAGAATCAAACCGGTAGTCAACTCACTCCGCTTCAAATTTTTTGCCGCCGTTCTCGTTATTTTTATTCCGCTGGTTACCGTTCTTATCGTCAATAATTACTATTCCGTCGACGTAGTCCGAAACCAGGTGGCGCAATCTAACAAAAATATGTTGAGTCTGTACAAGGACCAGATCGACCGCAATCTCGAAGAAGTGGACAAGTACCTGGCTAATACGTTGGAGAGCGATCTGAACGTGCTTGATCTCGAATTTCCCAAAGAGATGGATGAGGATCGTTATAACATCGCAAAAATCAGCCTATTTAATATGATTCGCGAGGATCTCGGCTACTATCCGATTTTGGATTCATTTTTTGTCTTTTCCGAGATCAACCACGACCTGATCGTGATGCAATCCTCCTTAGATACTTTTGAAGCACGCGAGTCGGCGCGGAACGAAATGCTGGAAATGATTGAACTTAACGCTAATTCAATCGATTACGCACGCTGGCATCTCTGGGAAGGCAAAAACGATTATTATTTGTTCCATCTGTTGAAGTCCGGCAATGTGTATATGGGGGCGTGGATGAGCAGCGATAAATTGATGGTGCCGCTCAATCTGATTGATCTGGGCAAATCAGGCGTTGCGCTTATTACGACGGACAACGACCAGCCTATCAGCCATAAGAGCCTGATTCAGGACAAGGAAATCAATTTGGAATTCCCAGAAGAATCCTATACCATCACAGGGGAAGGCAAGGATCAGTATCTCGTGATGGGCGAGCCTTCCGCGCAGGGCAAATTTAATTTAGTAGTTGCAGTGCCCGACAGCACGATCCTTCAGAAGCTTCCCTATCTGCAGCGGATCTCCTCCTTCATTTCGCTGATAGCTGTCCTATTTCTGTTTCTCTTCATCTTTATGATGAGAAGAGTATTTCTGAATCCGGTCAAGCGGATAGTCATTGCTATGCGTAAGCTTCGGGACGGCAACTGGGATTCCAGGATGGAGCAGGTGCCGACCTCAACAGAGTTCGAAATCGTAAACGAAACGTTCAACCGCATGATCACCGAGATTCATGACCTTAAAATTAATGTGTATGAGGAAAAATTAAACCATCAACGAGCGGAGCTGCGTCATCTGCAGCTTCAGATTAATCCTCACTTTTTTTTGAATTCGCTCAATATCATTTATAATCTAGCAACGGTAAAGGATTTTGCCCTGATCCAGGAAATGTCCAAATGTCTGGTGTCCTACTTCCGGTTCATGTTCCGAAGCAATTCCTATTTTGTGGCGCTTAGGGACGAGCTAGCCCACACGGCAAACTATTTGAGGATCCAGCAGCTTCGATTCCCGGATATCTTCCAATACCATGTCGAGATGCCCGATCATCTGCTCGATACGGAGGTTCCACCTTTGATCGTTCAGACCATGGTGGAGAACACGATCAAATACGCGGTCAACATGGAGGAGCTGATCCTGATATCGGTTGAAGTCCGCATAGAAGAGACCAGAGGAGATTCGCGCCTTGTCATTCACGTTAAGGACACGGGTCCCGGGTTTCCGAAGGAGGTGCTTCAGCGGCTTGCGTACGAAGGGGAACCAGTCAACGAGACCGGGGAACAGATCGGGATTTGGAACGCTAGGCGTAGGCTTCGCTTGCTATATGAAGACCAGGCGGATATTGGTTTCTACAACGAAAACGAATCGGGAGCCGTTGTGCGGATTTCCATTCCCATAAAGACAAAAGATCCTTGA
- a CDS encoding helix-turn-helix domain-containing protein, which yields MYHALLVDDEVHAVRGLQAGVNWERLNVGSVYTAHSLKQAQEVFRSQSVHLMVCDIEMPLGSGLELAAWVKEHYPDTETIFLTCHSDFQFAQQAIQLDSFDYLLKPVDYSELETVIGRAFDKMAKARELRSFEETHHHYRRLWESHQPVVAELFWQDLIQRKIPSNPEALCGHLRKAGLAFSENIRFLTVYTRVQRWHKELSERDQRIMEYALRNVLQEAMETTPGAAVIPVANGSFLTVIPLELPVNNAETYEHCDAFIRNCNQYLYCDISCYVGDRVPLYELVGMLRSLQQLDENNVTQINRTFILSESKKKGSRLDPAPLAGWAEWMKQGARDKLSEQVSKYLESWKAFDGSVDAQALHAFYQDFLQMIFFVLQSKGLQANQVFAQNLLTDKPESVLRSLASLQEWVRYVIEVAMNHIHAIEENLSVVDKAKRFIAEQIGQQDLSREDIARHVYLNPDYLSRIFKKETGMSLSDFLQQSRIEYAKELLANTGQSVSDIAVASGYSNLSYFSTIFKKATGVNPVDYRKRSQQK from the coding sequence ATGTATCACGCGTTGCTTGTTGACGATGAAGTTCACGCGGTGAGAGGACTGCAGGCGGGCGTTAATTGGGAACGCTTGAATGTAGGGTCTGTGTATACGGCGCATAGTTTGAAGCAGGCACAAGAAGTTTTCCGTTCCCAGTCGGTGCATTTGATGGTTTGTGATATCGAAATGCCTCTAGGGTCTGGATTGGAGTTGGCCGCTTGGGTCAAGGAGCATTATCCCGATACCGAGACCATTTTCTTGACTTGCCATTCGGATTTTCAATTCGCCCAACAAGCCATTCAACTTGATAGCTTTGATTACTTGCTGAAGCCCGTTGATTATTCGGAGCTTGAAACAGTGATCGGCAGGGCGTTCGACAAGATGGCCAAAGCAAGGGAGCTGCGCTCCTTCGAGGAAACCCATCATCATTACAGACGGCTATGGGAATCGCATCAGCCGGTCGTGGCAGAGCTTTTCTGGCAGGACCTGATTCAGCGGAAAATCCCTTCAAATCCGGAAGCGCTCTGCGGGCACTTGCGGAAAGCTGGGCTTGCATTTTCCGAAAATATCCGATTTCTGACTGTCTATACCCGCGTCCAGCGCTGGCACAAAGAGCTGTCGGAACGGGATCAACGAATCATGGAGTATGCGCTTCGCAACGTGCTGCAGGAAGCAATGGAAACAACGCCCGGCGCGGCAGTCATTCCGGTAGCTAATGGTTCTTTTCTGACCGTGATTCCTTTGGAATTGCCAGTGAACAATGCGGAAACATACGAGCATTGCGATGCGTTTATTCGCAATTGCAATCAGTATTTGTATTGCGATATCAGCTGTTACGTCGGCGATCGCGTGCCGCTTTACGAATTGGTTGGCATGCTGCGATCCCTTCAACAGCTCGACGAGAATAACGTGACCCAGATCAACCGGACGTTCATTCTTAGTGAGTCCAAGAAAAAAGGGTCAAGGCTGGATCCGGCACCTCTTGCGGGATGGGCGGAATGGATGAAGCAGGGCGCCCGAGATAAGCTGTCGGAACAGGTATCGAAGTATTTGGAGTCATGGAAAGCTTTCGACGGCTCTGTCGATGCCCAAGCACTGCATGCCTTCTATCAGGACTTCCTCCAGATGATATTTTTTGTCCTTCAGTCGAAAGGTCTGCAGGCTAATCAAGTATTCGCCCAAAATCTGCTGACGGACAAGCCGGAATCCGTGCTCCGCTCGCTCGCATCCCTTCAGGAGTGGGTAAGGTATGTCATCGAAGTCGCGATGAACCATATTCACGCCATAGAAGAAAACTTATCCGTCGTGGACAAGGCTAAACGTTTTATTGCGGAACAGATCGGACAGCAGGATTTATCACGGGAAGATATCGCTAGACATGTTTATCTCAATCCGGACTATTTGTCGCGAATCTTCAAGAAAGAGACGGGAATGTCGCTTTCGGACTTCCTTCAGCAAAGCAGGATCGAATATGCGAAGGAGCTGCTCGCCAATACTGGTCAATCGGTCAGCGACATAGCGGTCGCTTCCGGGTACTCGAATTTGTCCTACTTCTCGACGATCTTCAAGAAAGCAACAGGAGTGAATCCGGTGGATTATCGCAAGCGGTCGCAGCAAAAATAG
- a CDS encoding ABC transporter permease subunit, with translation MVQTGWTPFFKKLKRYRALFLMMVPGIAYLIINNYLPMFGVVIAFKDINYAKGILGSDWVGFKNFEYLFKTADAFIITRNTILYNVSFIILNTGMAITIAILLNEIRSKLMARFYQSVILLPFLISMVIVGYLVLSMLSAESGYLNLNLLPMFGMEPISWYFEPKYWPYILTIVQVWKSTGYLCVIFLAAIIGVDHEYYEAATIDGASKWQQIRTITVPLIAPTITIMTLLAIGRIFYSDFGLFYQVPLNSGPLQPVTDVIDTYVYRGLMTLGDIGMSSAAGLYQSLVGFILVLLSNYIVSRRNKENALF, from the coding sequence ATGGTACAAACAGGATGGACTCCGTTTTTCAAGAAGCTCAAGCGTTACCGGGCCTTGTTTTTGATGATGGTTCCAGGGATCGCTTACCTCATTATCAACAATTACCTGCCAATGTTCGGAGTCGTCATCGCCTTTAAGGACATCAACTATGCCAAGGGCATACTAGGCAGTGATTGGGTGGGGTTCAAAAACTTCGAGTATCTGTTCAAGACGGCGGATGCTTTCATCATCACCCGCAACACCATTCTTTATAATGTATCATTCATTATTCTGAATACGGGAATGGCCATCACGATTGCGATTCTGCTCAATGAAATAAGAAGCAAACTCATGGCCCGTTTCTATCAAAGCGTCATTCTTCTTCCGTTTCTGATTTCTATGGTTATCGTAGGTTATCTAGTACTCTCGATGCTAAGCGCTGAGAGCGGTTACCTGAACCTGAATCTGCTTCCAATGTTTGGAATGGAGCCGATATCCTGGTACTTCGAACCGAAATACTGGCCTTACATCCTAACCATCGTTCAGGTCTGGAAGTCTACCGGATACCTGTGCGTCATCTTCCTGGCAGCGATCATCGGTGTCGACCACGAGTATTATGAAGCGGCGACGATCGACGGCGCGTCGAAATGGCAGCAAATCCGCACCATTACGGTACCGCTCATAGCACCTACCATTACGATCATGACGCTGCTGGCGATTGGGCGCATTTTCTACTCGGATTTCGGCTTGTTCTACCAAGTGCCGCTCAACTCCGGTCCGCTGCAGCCGGTTACGGACGTTATCGACACATACGTTTATCGCGGGCTGATGACGCTCGGGGATATCGGAATGTCATCCGCAGCTGGTCTGTACCAATCCTTGGTCGGATTTATCCTGGTCCTGCTATCCAACTACATTGTCAGCCGACGCAACAAAGAAAACGCCTTGTTCTAA